Proteins from one Pseudomonas grandcourensis genomic window:
- the gloB gene encoding hydroxyacylglutathione hydrolase — MIQITALPAFTDNYIWLLQDHGSKRCAVVDPGDAGPVQAWLAANPGWVLSDILITHHHHDHVGGVEQLKKATDAKVYGPASETIPARDVALKDNDKVSVLGWDFDVLAVPGHTLGHIAYYHHGLLFCGDTLFAAGCGRLFEGTPQQMYSSLTRLAGLPDDTLVYCTHEYTLSNLKFAAAVEPNNPHTAERLAKVTHQRESGIMTLPSTLALEKLTNPFLRSGETSVKEKADERTGTDNSVPDMVFAALRAWKDRF, encoded by the coding sequence ATGATACAGATCACTGCCCTGCCCGCCTTCACCGACAACTACATCTGGTTGTTACAAGACCACGGCAGCAAGCGCTGCGCGGTCGTCGACCCGGGTGATGCCGGCCCCGTCCAAGCCTGGCTCGCGGCCAATCCGGGCTGGGTACTGAGTGATATTTTGATCACTCATCACCATCATGACCACGTCGGCGGCGTCGAACAGCTGAAAAAAGCGACGGACGCGAAAGTCTATGGCCCGGCCAGCGAAACGATCCCGGCGCGGGACGTTGCGCTCAAGGACAACGACAAGGTCAGCGTGCTCGGCTGGGACTTCGACGTCCTCGCGGTCCCTGGCCACACCCTGGGGCATATCGCCTATTACCACCACGGGTTGCTGTTCTGCGGCGACACACTGTTTGCCGCCGGCTGCGGACGCCTGTTCGAAGGCACGCCACAGCAAATGTACAGCTCGCTGACACGCCTGGCCGGGTTGCCGGATGACACGCTGGTCTACTGCACCCACGAGTACACCCTCAGCAACCTGAAGTTTGCCGCGGCCGTCGAACCGAACAATCCGCACACCGCCGAACGCCTGGCCAAAGTCACCCACCAACGGGAATCCGGCATCATGACGCTGCCCTCGACACTGGCGCTGGAAAAGCTCACAAATCCGTTTTTGCGCTCCGGTGAAACATCCGTTAAAGAAAAAGCGGACGAACGGACCGGCACCGATAACTCGGTGCCCGATATGGTTTTTGCTGCGCTTCGAGCGTGGAAAGACAGGTTCTAA
- the dnaQ gene encoding DNA polymerase III subunit epsilon, with translation MATRSVVLDTETTGMPVTDGHRIIEIGCVELIGRRLTGRHFHVYLQPDRESDEGAIGVHGITNEFLVGKPRFAEVAEEFFEFIKGAQLIIHNAAFDVGFINNEFALMGQQDRADITQHCSILDTLMMARERHPGQRNSLDALCKRYGVDNSGRELHGALLDSEILADVYLTMTGGQTSLSLAGNASDGNGSGEGADNSATEIRRLPADRQPTRIIRASEDDLARHAACLEIIGKSAGAPALWVQLAEAEAQA, from the coding sequence ATGGCCACCAGATCCGTTGTACTCGACACCGAAACCACCGGCATGCCGGTGACCGACGGCCACCGGATTATCGAAATCGGTTGTGTCGAGTTGATCGGCCGACGCCTGACGGGCCGGCACTTTCATGTGTACCTGCAACCCGATCGCGAAAGTGACGAGGGCGCCATTGGCGTCCACGGCATCACCAATGAATTCCTCGTGGGCAAGCCGCGTTTTGCCGAGGTGGCCGAAGAGTTCTTCGAGTTCATCAAGGGCGCGCAGCTGATCATCCATAACGCGGCGTTCGACGTTGGCTTCATCAACAACGAATTCGCCCTGATGGGCCAGCAGGACCGCGCAGACATCACGCAGCACTGCTCGATCCTCGACACCCTGATGATGGCCCGGGAACGTCACCCGGGGCAGCGCAACAGCCTCGACGCCCTGTGCAAACGCTATGGCGTCGACAACTCCGGCCGTGAACTGCACGGCGCCTTGCTCGACTCCGAGATTCTCGCCGACGTTTACCTGACCATGACCGGGGGGCAGACCAGTCTGTCACTGGCCGGCAACGCCTCCGATGGCAATGGCTCGGGTGAAGGGGCGGACAACTCGGCCACCGAGATTCGCCGTTTACCGGCGGACCGCCAGCCGACGCGCATCATCCGCGCCAGCGAAGACGACCTGGCCCGCCACGCGGCGTGCCTGGAAATCATCGGCAAATCCGCGGGTGCCCCGGCGTTGTGGGTGCAGTTGGCTGAGGCTGAAGCGCAGGCGTAG
- the rnhA gene encoding ribonuclease HI: MSDSVELFTDGACKGNPGPGGWGALLVCKGVEKELWGGEANTTNNRMELMGAIRGLEELKRPCEVLLVTDSQYVMKGINEWMDNWKKRGWKTAAKEPVKNADLWKLLDEQVNRHKVTWKWVRGHIGHHGNERADQLANRGVDEVRGYKQG, translated from the coding sequence ATGAGCGATAGCGTAGAACTGTTCACCGACGGCGCCTGCAAAGGCAACCCGGGCCCTGGCGGCTGGGGCGCACTGCTGGTGTGCAAGGGCGTCGAAAAGGAGCTGTGGGGCGGCGAAGCCAATACCACCAACAACCGCATGGAACTGATGGGCGCGATCCGTGGCCTGGAAGAGCTCAAGCGTCCCTGCGAGGTGTTGCTGGTGACCGACTCCCAGTACGTGATGAAAGGCATCAACGAGTGGATGGACAACTGGAAGAAGCGCGGCTGGAAAACCGCGGCGAAGGAACCGGTGAAAAACGCTGACCTGTGGAAGTTGCTCGACGAGCAGGTCAACCGCCACAAGGTCACCTGGAAATGGGTGCGCGGACACATTGGCCATCACGGCAACGAACGGGCCGACCAGTTGGCCAACCGTGGTGTCGATGAAGTGCGTGGGTACAAGCAGGGCTGA
- a CDS encoding class I SAM-dependent methyltransferase produces MTDKAFAQADPDWLALISAAREWLAGPLGQFLLDEERRMLEDELGRFFGGYLVHYGPSAQTPPSAPQVQRNVRLGAPLPGVEIVCEEQAWPLSEHAADVVVLQHGLDFCLSPHGLLREAASSVRPGGHLLIIGINPWSSWGLRHVFAQDALRKARCISPSRVADWLNLLGFALEKRRFGCYRPPLASPAWQTRLAGWERKAGDWQLSGGGFYLLVARKIVVGLRPVRQERREPMGKLIPLPMAKVNRRNIEP; encoded by the coding sequence ATGACTGATAAAGCGTTCGCACAAGCCGATCCTGACTGGCTGGCGTTGATCAGCGCCGCCCGCGAGTGGCTGGCCGGTCCCCTCGGGCAATTTCTGCTGGACGAAGAGCGGCGCATGCTCGAAGACGAGCTCGGGCGGTTCTTTGGTGGCTATCTGGTGCATTACGGTCCCTCGGCCCAGACCCCGCCGTCGGCCCCGCAGGTACAGCGCAATGTGCGCCTTGGCGCGCCGTTGCCCGGGGTCGAAATCGTTTGTGAGGAACAGGCCTGGCCGCTGAGCGAGCATGCCGCCGATGTGGTGGTGCTGCAGCATGGCCTGGATTTCTGCCTGTCACCCCACGGTCTGCTGCGCGAGGCGGCAAGCAGCGTACGCCCTGGCGGGCATTTGCTGATCATCGGCATCAATCCCTGGAGCAGTTGGGGCCTGCGCCATGTGTTTGCCCAGGATGCGCTGCGCAAGGCGCGCTGCATTTCGCCGTCGCGGGTCGCGGACTGGCTGAACCTGCTGGGCTTCGCGCTGGAGAAACGCCGCTTCGGGTGCTATCGTCCGCCGCTTGCGTCACCGGCATGGCAGACCCGCCTGGCCGGTTGGGAGCGCAAGGCCGGTGACTGGCAATTGTCGGGTGGTGGCTTCTATTTATTGGTGGCGCGCAAGATCGTGGTGGGCCTGCGACCGGTCCGTCAGGAACGACGCGAACCGATGGGCAAGCTGATCCCGTTGCCGATGGCCAAGGTCAACCGGCGCAACATCGAACCGTAA